A single region of the Gilliamella apis genome encodes:
- a CDS encoding methylated-DNA--[protein]-cysteine S-methyltransferase gives MFYICHYSSPMGLITLASQHNKLVGAWIEGQKYFGQIVNATKQEKSNLTIFNQTKKWLDDYFLEKKPSIKQLSLAPQGSAFRYMVWDILAQIPYGEVITYGYIAKQVALKCNKPHMSSQAVGGAVGHNPLSIIIPCHRVIGANGNLTGYAGGIDKKIWLLQHEQVDIQNFFIPKKGTAI, from the coding sequence ATGTTTTATATTTGTCATTATTCGTCACCAATGGGATTGATAACTTTAGCTAGCCAGCACAATAAATTAGTTGGCGCCTGGATTGAAGGGCAAAAATATTTTGGTCAAATTGTTAATGCGACCAAACAAGAAAAATCTAATTTGACAATATTTAATCAAACTAAAAAATGGTTAGATGACTATTTTCTTGAAAAAAAACCATCTATAAAGCAATTATCACTTGCTCCTCAAGGTAGCGCATTTAGGTATATGGTATGGGATATATTAGCCCAAATTCCTTACGGCGAAGTCATTACCTATGGTTATATCGCAAAACAAGTGGCATTGAAATGTAATAAGCCGCATATGTCCAGTCAAGCCGTTGGAGGAGCGGTTGGTCACAATCCTTTATCAATTATTATTCCTTGCCATCGGGTTATTGGAGCCAATGGTAACTTAACTGGTTATGCTGGTGGAATTGACAAAAAAATTTGGCTTTTGCAACATGAACAAGTTGATATACAAAATTTTTTCATCCCTAAAAAAGGCACAGCGATTTAA
- a CDS encoding histidine phosphatase family protein produces MKKLIKLIGLTAILTASIAQTVAADVNIYFTRHGKTMFNNVHRAQGWSDTPLTKPGIEVAEQLGRGLKDVDFISVYSSDSGRARQTARIVLESKGETKLSINEMEGLRETCFGDFEGDLDPNMWNPAAQHLGYESDKALMADLAKGKVTLKKMMDAIKAVEKSGQAEDYNAVKTRMQASLKAIAKSAQEQGGGNVLVVSHGMAIMAMVEEMLDKPITSGLGNASVTKIRYTDDGKFIVESLGDMSYVEKGKASK; encoded by the coding sequence ATGAAAAAACTTATTAAACTTATTGGATTAACCGCTATTCTTACTGCATCAATAGCACAAACTGTTGCTGCTGATGTGAATATCTATTTTACTCGTCATGGTAAAACTATGTTTAATAACGTGCATCGTGCACAAGGATGGTCAGACACGCCTCTTACTAAACCAGGCATTGAAGTTGCCGAGCAACTTGGCCGAGGTTTAAAAGATGTTGATTTTATTTCGGTATATTCAAGTGACTCTGGTCGTGCCAGACAAACAGCAAGAATCGTACTTGAATCTAAAGGTGAAACTAAATTAAGCATTAATGAAATGGAAGGTCTGCGTGAAACTTGCTTTGGTGATTTTGAAGGTGATCTTGATCCAAACATGTGGAACCCAGCTGCGCAGCATCTAGGTTATGAATCAGACAAAGCCCTAATGGCTGATTTAGCTAAAGGTAAAGTTACCCTTAAAAAAATGATGGATGCGATTAAAGCTGTTGAGAAATCAGGTCAAGCTGAAGACTACAATGCCGTTAAAACTCGTATGCAAGCCTCATTAAAGGCTATTGCTAAATCTGCTCAAGAACAAGGTGGTGGTAATGTATTGGTGGTCTCTCACGGTATGGCTATTATGGCAATGGTTGAAGAGATGTTAGATAAACCTATCACGAGTGGACTTGGTAACGCTAGCGTAACTAAAATCCGTTATACCGATGATGGTAAATTTATCGTTGAATCCTTAGGTGATATGAGCTATGTAGAAAAAGGCAAAGCTAGCAAATAA
- a CDS encoding OprD family outer membrane porin, with product MKIKYLSLALLNIMCFSAIAAESNSLNTDNSFFKDSKFEFSTRNHWKYLKENASQPKEVHSAWGQALTFNYKSGYWLDILGFDVTYDNVIKLGASDYFATRNLLYNDGKKADKHNAHGFNKFTQRYAKVKLGNKEINFNGKAGWHSLKDMGVISSSQHLTRNSYLGYSGTLKYSNLALSLAYIDSTLPRESAKKVHFYSLDRKHVIDNIKTAEIAYKDEVIKLDYSYGVAKDYINRHAIEFSYKPIEKLTFGSQIYGSTALKNHDKMKANVRDFDDSAWHYAADVEWKEADWSAKFGIAYTDANRKGAIGYYGRHIGKNNRGRYNGMAAAGADYMRDGEVVLSSVLGYDFFKDNTTGLYLNYGEFNYKHETLKNGEINVFNIWKPTSGTFKNLSILSKFGYGWSYKTMSSKDITPKLRDGHAQRSPTLSAETVIDYRFNLL from the coding sequence ATGAAAATAAAGTACCTTTCGCTTGCGCTACTTAATATTATGTGTTTTTCAGCTATTGCGGCTGAATCAAATTCGCTGAATACTGATAACAGTTTTTTCAAAGATAGCAAATTTGAATTTTCCACACGTAATCATTGGAAGTATTTAAAAGAAAATGCATCGCAACCCAAAGAAGTTCATAGTGCGTGGGGACAAGCATTAACATTTAACTATAAATCAGGTTATTGGTTAGATATCTTGGGATTCGATGTTACTTATGACAATGTCATCAAACTTGGAGCCAGTGATTACTTTGCCACTCGTAACTTACTTTATAACGATGGCAAAAAAGCGGATAAACACAATGCTCATGGTTTTAACAAATTTACGCAACGTTATGCTAAAGTCAAACTTGGTAATAAAGAGATTAATTTTAATGGTAAAGCAGGTTGGCATAGTTTAAAAGACATGGGGGTAATTAGTTCATCGCAACATTTAACCCGTAACAGTTATCTCGGGTATAGTGGCACACTTAAATACTCTAATTTGGCATTATCGTTAGCTTATATAGATAGTACTTTGCCTCGTGAATCGGCTAAAAAAGTGCATTTTTATAGTTTAGATAGAAAACACGTAATTGATAATATCAAAACTGCTGAAATCGCCTATAAAGATGAAGTAATTAAACTTGATTACTCTTATGGTGTTGCCAAAGATTATATCAATCGTCATGCAATTGAGTTTTCATATAAACCAATAGAAAAACTGACCTTTGGTTCACAAATCTATGGCAGTACTGCACTTAAAAATCATGACAAAATGAAAGCCAATGTGCGTGATTTTGATGATTCAGCGTGGCATTATGCAGCCGATGTTGAATGGAAAGAAGCAGACTGGAGTGCCAAATTCGGTATCGCTTATACCGATGCCAATCGAAAAGGCGCTATCGGTTATTATGGTCGTCACATAGGTAAAAATAACCGTGGCCGTTATAATGGTATGGCAGCTGCAGGTGCGGACTATATGCGTGATGGCGAAGTTGTATTATCCAGCGTATTAGGTTATGACTTCTTTAAAGATAATACCACTGGTTTATATCTAAACTATGGTGAATTTAACTATAAACATGAAACCCTAAAAAATGGTGAAATTAACGTGTTTAACATCTGGAAACCAACCAGTGGAACATTTAAAAATCTATCTATTTTGTCAAAATTTGGTTATGGTTGGTCTTATAAAACCATGAGTAGCAAAGACATTACCCCTAAATTGAGAGACGGCCATGCACAACGTTCACCAACATTATCAGCTGAAACCGTTATTGATTATCGATTTAACTTGTTATAA
- a CDS encoding histidine phosphatase family protein, with translation MKNKTIKAVFVTSALLLTTLATGCSNQANNAINNNSDDAINIYFARHGKTLFNTYDLVQGWADSPLTDKGIEVARYLGEGFKKQHIQFDAYYTSDAGRQRETMQVLLQQKGVKDYQIQELKGLREVFYGGFEGGSNAKMVSASMKSLGFKSVDSFYKSYVQGQIPVATLTDAIAKSDPKQQAENFDQVKERTQNALHSIVKTAQDKHQKNILAISSGMSMQAMISDLTDNPNKNKPLSNATVVKIVYQNGKYSVVEIGNMEYVNQGNLSLNK, from the coding sequence ATGAAAAATAAAACAATTAAAGCAGTATTCGTTACTAGTGCACTGTTATTAACAACGCTAGCTACTGGTTGTAGCAATCAAGCAAATAATGCAATAAACAATAATAGTGATGATGCCATAAATATTTATTTTGCTCGACACGGTAAAACTTTATTTAATACCTATGATCTTGTACAAGGTTGGGCTGATTCACCATTGACTGACAAAGGTATTGAAGTTGCACGTTATTTAGGTGAAGGTTTTAAAAAGCAACACATTCAATTTGATGCTTATTACACCAGTGATGCTGGACGTCAACGTGAAACAATGCAAGTTTTGTTACAACAAAAAGGTGTTAAAGATTACCAGATCCAAGAATTAAAAGGTTTACGAGAAGTCTTTTATGGCGGATTTGAAGGTGGAAGCAATGCCAAGATGGTATCTGCATCCATGAAATCTCTTGGTTTTAAATCTGTTGATAGCTTTTATAAAAGTTATGTGCAAGGACAAATTCCCGTGGCAACTCTAACTGATGCCATCGCTAAGAGTGACCCTAAACAGCAAGCGGAGAACTTTGACCAGGTTAAAGAGCGAACCCAAAATGCGCTGCATAGCATTGTAAAAACAGCCCAAGATAAACATCAAAAAAATATTTTGGCTATTTCATCTGGTATGTCAATGCAAGCTATGATTTCTGATTTAACCGATAACCCAAATAAAAATAAACCATTGTCAAATGCTACCGTGGTTAAAATTGTGTATCAAAATGGTAAATATAGTGTAGTTGAAATTGGCAATATGGAGTATGTCAATCAAGGTAATTTATCACTAAATAAATAA
- a CDS encoding glycoside hydrolase family 1 protein translates to MANTFPNDFLWGGAIAANQVEGAYNEDGKGLSTSDCTPNGLFGDIVDRNNVEINSIKDRAIDFYHRYPEDVALFAEMGFTCLRTSIAWTRIFPNGDEEQPNEKGLAFYDKLFDEMLKHNITPLVTLSHYEMPYYLVTQYGGWGNRKVIEFFTRYAKTVFERYKDKVKYWLTFNEINMSLHEPFTGVGLARNSSKAEIYQAIHHQLVASGRAVKLCHQIIPDAKIGNMLLGAIAYPLSPKPEDVWATHLENHGWLFFGDVQARGYYPTYMNRYFKENNIELTISDQDREDLKETIDFISFSYYMSCCGTADDSLRQKGNILDMVPNPHLKASEWGWQIDPIGIRYLLNLLYERFQKPLFIVENGLGAKDKLEADGTINDDYRINYMNDHLVQIREAINDGVEVMGYTSWGPIDLISASKAEVTKRYGFIYVDLNQDGSGTLQRYKKKSFYWYQSVISSKGANLK, encoded by the coding sequence ATGGCTAATACTTTTCCTAATGATTTTTTATGGGGCGGCGCAATTGCCGCTAACCAAGTCGAAGGTGCTTATAATGAAGATGGTAAAGGTCTTTCAACATCAGACTGTACTCCTAATGGTCTATTTGGCGATATAGTTGATCGTAATAATGTTGAAATTAACAGTATCAAAGATAGGGCTATCGACTTTTATCATCGCTATCCAGAAGATGTAGCCCTGTTTGCGGAAATGGGATTTACTTGTTTAAGAACATCTATCGCATGGACACGTATTTTTCCTAATGGTGATGAAGAACAACCAAATGAAAAAGGTTTAGCATTTTACGATAAACTGTTTGATGAAATGTTAAAACACAACATTACGCCTTTAGTCACCTTATCACACTACGAAATGCCCTATTACCTCGTTACTCAATATGGTGGTTGGGGAAACCGTAAAGTGATTGAGTTTTTTACTCGCTATGCCAAAACTGTATTTGAACGCTATAAAGATAAAGTGAAATATTGGTTAACATTTAATGAAATTAATATGTCACTACATGAACCATTCACCGGTGTCGGTTTAGCTAGAAATAGCAGTAAAGCAGAAATCTATCAAGCTATCCACCACCAATTAGTAGCCAGTGGACGGGCTGTTAAACTTTGTCATCAAATTATACCTGATGCAAAAATTGGTAATATGTTACTTGGCGCTATCGCTTACCCTCTTAGTCCAAAACCAGAAGATGTTTGGGCAACGCATTTAGAAAATCATGGTTGGTTGTTCTTTGGTGATGTGCAAGCTCGTGGTTATTACCCAACCTATATGAATCGTTATTTTAAAGAAAACAATATTGAATTAACGATTAGCGATCAAGACCGTGAAGATTTGAAAGAAACTATCGATTTTATCTCGTTCAGTTATTACATGAGTTGTTGTGGTACAGCTGACGACTCACTTCGTCAAAAAGGTAACATTCTTGATATGGTACCTAATCCACATCTCAAAGCGTCTGAATGGGGCTGGCAGATCGACCCAATCGGTATCCGTTACTTATTAAACTTGCTTTATGAACGTTTCCAAAAACCACTATTTATTGTTGAAAATGGTTTAGGCGCTAAAGACAAACTCGAAGCTGATGGCACCATTAATGACGACTATCGAATTAATTATATGAACGATCATTTAGTGCAAATTCGTGAAGCGATTAATGATGGTGTTGAAGTGATGGGATATACCAGTTGGGGACCAATTGATCTAATTAGTGCATCTAAAGCAGAAGTGACCAAACGATATGGTTTTATCTACGTGGATTTAAATCAAGACGGTTCTGGTACCCTACAACGTTATAAGAAGAAAAGCTTTTATTGGTATCAATCAGTCATTTCATCGAAAGGTGCTAATTTAAAATAA
- a CDS encoding beta-glucoside-specific PTS transporter subunit IIABC yields the protein MKNKQLAEVIIEHVGGKDNIISLVHCATRLRFALKDESKANAEFLKKQAGIITVVQSGGQFQVVIGNSVADVFNVIMQLTNLNEKPTNDAPPAAPKGIVSKLIDLVSSIFIPALVVLVAGGIFKGIVAILQVMELVQADSPTLNFLNAIADAPFYYLPIILGFSAVKKFGGNPYVGMALGGALVHPSVVGMLGNKFELQTEFFSIPIKLIPYPSSVFPIILAAWFYSLLERNLNKIMHDSFKKFIAPLFGLIITVPLTFAVIGPVVSFLSDTVASGIIYVYQLNSVIASMILAALWQVMVVFGIHWGLVPFAMNNISVYQEDFMIPILFPAVFAQVGAVLAVMLRSKDPQVKTLASSSVLSGIFGVTEPAIYGINLPLKRPFIIGCISAMIGGGIVGYYHSVIYSFSFISIFSFLQLIPPTGINEKFYAVVFGSLISFAVATLVTYLFGIPKDKKQNNENEIENSDSNNNKTDSDELVKTITIASPLTGQLIDLKEVNDVTFASGLMGKGAAIIPTIGEAVAPEDGEVVSLFRTKHAIGFQTKSGAEILIHIGIDTVKLDGQHFEAHVESGQKVKKGDRLVSFDIEAIKQAGFEVTTPIIITNSDDYIDVQCIFNQDNIQHGDALLALSANKE from the coding sequence ATGAAAAACAAACAACTTGCCGAAGTAATTATTGAGCATGTAGGTGGTAAAGATAATATTATCAGTCTAGTGCATTGTGCAACTAGACTTAGATTTGCATTGAAAGATGAATCAAAAGCAAATGCTGAATTTTTAAAAAAACAAGCCGGTATCATTACAGTTGTACAAAGTGGTGGACAGTTCCAAGTCGTAATCGGTAACAGTGTTGCAGATGTATTTAATGTCATCATGCAATTAACCAATCTCAATGAAAAACCAACCAACGATGCACCACCGGCTGCCCCTAAAGGTATTGTATCAAAACTGATTGATTTAGTTTCTAGTATCTTTATCCCTGCACTAGTCGTACTTGTTGCTGGTGGTATTTTTAAAGGAATAGTAGCAATATTACAAGTCATGGAACTTGTTCAAGCTGACTCACCAACCCTTAACTTCTTAAATGCGATTGCTGACGCCCCATTCTATTATTTACCAATCATTCTAGGATTTTCAGCGGTTAAAAAATTCGGTGGTAATCCTTATGTAGGTATGGCATTAGGTGGTGCATTGGTTCATCCTAGTGTGGTTGGCATGTTAGGTAATAAGTTTGAATTACAAACAGAATTTTTTAGCATTCCTATTAAATTAATCCCTTATCCTTCATCGGTTTTCCCAATAATCTTAGCTGCATGGTTCTATTCATTATTAGAACGCAACTTAAACAAAATCATGCATGACTCATTCAAAAAGTTTATTGCTCCGTTATTTGGTTTGATAATTACCGTACCACTAACCTTTGCTGTAATTGGTCCAGTTGTGTCATTCTTAAGTGATACCGTTGCTAGTGGTATCATCTATGTTTATCAACTTAACTCTGTCATTGCTTCTATGATTTTAGCTGCTCTTTGGCAAGTGATGGTGGTGTTTGGTATCCATTGGGGATTAGTACCATTTGCGATGAATAATATCTCGGTTTATCAAGAAGATTTTATGATTCCAATCTTATTCCCTGCGGTATTCGCTCAAGTTGGCGCAGTATTAGCGGTTATGTTACGCAGCAAAGATCCACAAGTTAAAACATTAGCAAGTTCATCGGTATTATCTGGAATTTTTGGGGTAACCGAACCAGCCATTTATGGCATTAACTTACCATTAAAACGTCCATTTATTATCGGCTGTATTTCGGCAATGATTGGTGGAGGTATTGTTGGTTATTATCATTCGGTCATCTATTCATTCAGCTTTATTAGTATCTTCTCATTTTTACAATTAATTCCACCTACAGGCATTAATGAAAAATTTTATGCGGTAGTATTTGGTTCACTTATTTCATTTGCAGTAGCCACATTAGTCACTTATCTATTTGGTATTCCAAAAGATAAAAAACAAAATAATGAAAATGAAATAGAAAATTCTGATTCAAACAACAATAAAACTGATAGTGATGAACTAGTAAAAACAATCACTATTGCCAGCCCATTAACTGGTCAACTTATTGACTTAAAGGAAGTTAATGATGTTACTTTTGCGAGCGGTTTAATGGGTAAAGGTGCTGCAATTATTCCAACTATTGGCGAAGCTGTCGCACCAGAAGATGGTGAAGTAGTGTCACTATTTAGAACGAAACATGCTATCGGTTTCCAAACTAAATCAGGTGCAGAAATACTTATCCACATTGGTATTGATACAGTGAAGTTAGATGGCCAACATTTTGAAGCTCATGTAGAAAGTGGTCAAAAAGTGAAAAAAGGTGATCGACTAGTAAGCTTTGATATTGAAGCAATAAAACAAGCCGGTTTTGAAGTAACTACACCAATCATAATCACTAACAGTGATGACTATATCGATGTGCAGTGCATATTTAATCAAGATAATATTCAACATGGTGACGCACTATTAGCGTTAAGTGCAAACAAGGAGTAA
- the licT gene encoding BglG family transcription antiterminator LicT: MKVHKILNNNVVVTLDAKGNELIVTGRGVGFKKKEGDEIDPKLIEKQFSLNNQEILPKFAELLSEIPIEIHTTSDIIINYAKKQLGGKLQDSIYISLTDHIYFAIERHKQGFDIPNNFIWEIKKFYPNEYQIGLHALSVIKQRLGVELHEDEAGFITFHIVNAQLNDTMPNIVNMTKIMREILNIVKYHFKFEYDENSLSYQRFVTHLKFFAHRILSQGKQAQQDTSLYEIIRQKYEQAYLCTKQIDLHLIQQYQHPLSDDESLYLTIHIERLRAELKNNSVIEITK; encoded by the coding sequence ATGAAAGTTCATAAAATATTAAATAATAATGTTGTCGTAACGTTAGATGCAAAGGGAAATGAATTAATTGTTACTGGACGTGGGGTAGGATTCAAAAAAAAGGAAGGAGATGAAATTGACCCCAAACTTATTGAAAAGCAGTTTTCATTGAATAATCAAGAAATACTGCCAAAGTTTGCTGAGTTGCTTTCGGAAATACCTATCGAAATTCATACAACTTCAGATATTATAATCAATTATGCAAAAAAACAGTTAGGTGGCAAATTACAAGATAGTATCTATATTTCATTAACCGATCATATCTATTTTGCTATTGAAAGACATAAGCAGGGATTTGATATTCCGAATAACTTCATTTGGGAAATAAAAAAATTCTATCCAAATGAATATCAAATTGGTTTGCATGCTTTATCGGTGATTAAACAGCGCTTAGGTGTAGAACTGCACGAAGACGAAGCTGGTTTTATTACCTTCCATATAGTCAATGCACAACTAAATGATACCATGCCGAATATTGTTAATATGACGAAGATCATGCGTGAAATTTTGAATATTGTTAAATACCATTTTAAATTTGAATATGATGAAAATAGCCTATCCTATCAACGATTCGTCACGCACTTAAAGTTTTTTGCGCATCGTATCTTGAGTCAAGGTAAACAAGCTCAACAAGACACATCATTATATGAAATTATTCGGCAAAAATATGAACAAGCCTATTTGTGTACTAAACAGATAGACTTACATTTAATTCAACAATATCAGCATCCATTATCTGATGATGAAAGTTTGTATTTGACTATTCATATTGAACGACTAAGAGCCGAGCTAAAAAATAATAGTGTGATCGAAATCACAAAATAA
- the htpG gene encoding molecular chaperone HtpG has product MSKQGTETRGFQSEVKQILHLMIHSLYSNKEIFLRELISNASDAADKLRFKALENPDLYAGDAELGVRISTNKEAGTLTISDNGIGMTRDEVIENLGTIAKSGTKAFLESIGSDQAKDSQLIGQFGVGFYSAFIVADNVTVTTRAATAKADEAVMWQSAGEGEYTISDTNKETRGTEIVLHLKDDEKEFLDDWRLRSIISKYSDHISLPVEVQTTDEESKEVKWEKVNKAQALWTRSKSEVTDEEYKEFYKHISHDFADPLSWSHNRVEGKQEYTSLLYIPSKAPWDMWNRDNKHGLKLYVQRVFIMDDAEQFMPNYLRFVKGLIDSNDLPLNVSREILQDNKVTQNLRNACTKRVLQMLDKLAKDDKEQYQQFWSEFGLVLKEGTGEDFSNRESIAKLLRFTTTNSDSEVQSVSLDDYISRMQEGQEKIYFITADSYGAAKNSPHLELFRKKGIEVLLLSDRIDEWMMSNLTEFAGKQFQSISKSDESIEKLADQNSDEQKQVEKELEPFIERVKKVLADKVKEVKLTHRLTDTPAIVTTAADEMSTQMAKLFAAAGQKAPEIKYTFEINPDHQLVKRIANTQDETTFSDWVELLLDQALLAEKGSLSDPSKFIQTMNKLLVQ; this is encoded by the coding sequence ATGAGTAAGCAAGGAACTGAAACACGTGGATTTCAATCCGAAGTTAAACAAATTCTTCATTTAATGATTCACTCTTTATATTCTAATAAAGAAATATTTTTAAGAGAATTAATTTCAAATGCTTCAGATGCAGCTGATAAGCTTCGTTTTAAAGCACTTGAAAATCCTGATTTATACGCTGGTGATGCCGAGCTTGGGGTTCGTATTTCAACCAACAAGGAAGCTGGCACCTTAACCATTTCCGACAATGGTATTGGTATGACTCGTGATGAAGTCATTGAGAATTTAGGAACAATTGCGAAATCAGGCACCAAAGCATTTTTAGAATCAATTGGTAGTGATCAAGCTAAAGATAGCCAACTTATTGGCCAATTTGGTGTCGGTTTTTACTCAGCATTTATTGTTGCTGATAATGTTACCGTGACAACTCGTGCGGCAACAGCCAAAGCAGATGAAGCAGTGATGTGGCAATCTGCTGGTGAAGGTGAATACACCATTTCTGATACTAACAAAGAAACACGTGGTACAGAAATCGTCTTACATTTGAAAGATGATGAAAAAGAGTTTTTAGATGATTGGCGCTTACGTTCAATTATTAGCAAATATTCAGATCACATCTCATTACCAGTTGAAGTACAAACTACTGATGAAGAAAGCAAAGAAGTTAAATGGGAAAAAGTGAATAAAGCCCAAGCACTTTGGACGCGTAGCAAATCAGAAGTAACAGATGAAGAATATAAAGAGTTCTATAAACATATTTCCCACGATTTTGCCGATCCGCTAAGCTGGAGCCACAACCGTGTCGAAGGTAAACAAGAATATACTAGCTTGCTCTATATTCCATCTAAAGCGCCATGGGATATGTGGAATCGTGACAATAAACACGGTTTAAAATTGTATGTGCAACGTGTTTTTATTATGGATGATGCAGAACAATTTATGCCAAACTACTTACGCTTTGTAAAAGGTTTAATTGATTCTAATGATTTACCATTAAATGTTTCCCGCGAAATCCTGCAAGATAACAAAGTAACCCAGAATTTACGCAATGCATGTACTAAACGTGTTTTACAAATGCTTGATAAACTTGCTAAAGATGACAAAGAACAATATCAACAATTCTGGAGTGAATTTGGTCTCGTTTTAAAAGAAGGGACTGGTGAAGATTTTAGCAATCGTGAGTCTATTGCTAAGTTATTACGCTTTACTACTACTAACAGTGATAGCGAAGTACAGAGCGTATCATTAGATGATTACATCAGCCGTATGCAAGAAGGTCAAGAGAAGATCTACTTTATTACTGCCGATAGTTATGGCGCAGCCAAAAATAGTCCTCACCTTGAATTATTCCGTAAAAAAGGTATCGAGGTATTATTACTTTCTGATCGTATTGACGAATGGATGATGAGCAATTTAACTGAATTTGCTGGTAAACAGTTCCAATCTATCAGTAAATCTGACGAATCAATCGAAAAGTTAGCCGATCAAAATAGCGATGAACAAAAACAAGTTGAAAAAGAACTTGAGCCATTTATTGAACGAGTGAAAAAAGTTTTAGCAGACAAAGTTAAAGAGGTTAAATTAACCCATCGTTTAACTGATACACCAGCAATTGTAACAACAGCTGCTGACGAAATGTCTACCCAAATGGCTAAATTATTTGCTGCAGCAGGACAAAAAGCACCAGAGATCAAATACACATTTGAGATTAATCCTGATCATCAATTAGTTAAACGCATCGCTAATACTCAAGATGAAACAACATTTAGTGATTGGGTTGAGTTATTGTTAGATCAAGCGCTTCTTGCTGAAAAAGGATCATTGAGTGATCCAAGTAAATTTATTCAGACTATGAATAAATTACTTGTTCAATAG